In the Nitrospira sp. SG-bin1 genome, CATCGACGGTAAACAGCGTCATCTGGATGCTTCCGTGCACCGACTAGCCCATCCTTTGGCTAGACGCGGGTCCCGAGTCGCTCGATGGCGTCGCGTGCCACCTCACGATCGTCGAAATGAATCTTCTTTGTACCAAGGATCTGGTAGTCTTCATGCCCTTTGCCGGCGATCAATACCATGTCCGCACGCTGAGCTTCCCGCACCGCTTCTTCGATGGCCTCCCGCCGATCAGGCACCTTTCGATACTGTACATGTGGCCGTTGCCGGAGCGCCTCGAGCACTCCGACTTCGACTTGATCGATGATCGAGAGGGGGTCTTCGGTTCTGGGATTGTCCGAGGTCAATATCACGACATCGCTGTAATGCACGGCCGCTTCCCCCATCCTCGGCCTCTTCCCCCGATCGCGATCTCCGCCACACCCAAAGACAGTGATGATGCGTCCGGTTTTCAGCGCTTGTGCCGCCGTCAACAATCGGACCAAGGCGTCTTCGGTGTGGGCATAGTCTACAGCCACCGTAAACGGTTGGCCCGCCATCACCCTTTCGAACCGTCCCGGCACGTTCATGACCTTCGCCACCGCCTGACGAATCTGCTCTGGCGTAGCTCCTTCGTGGAGCGCGACCCCGATGGCAGCGAGCAAATTATAGACATTGTGTTCACCCACAAGATGACTCTCGATCGGAAAGCTTCCGGCCGGCGTCGCCGCGATAAAGGTGGTCCCTTGAAGAGACAGTCGCACCGCTTCAGCACGCAGATCCGCCTTGGCCTTCAGCGCATAGGTCCACACGGGCGCAGGACACAGCCCGACGATACGTTTCCCATAGGGGTCATCGATATTGACGATCCCCCGTTTATTCGACTTGCGCCCTCCCTTCAATCCTGTAAAAAGTTTCAGTTTCGCCTCAAAGTACTCTTCCATGGTCTTGTGGAAATCAAGATGATCCTGAGTCAGATTCGAAAAGACCGCCACGTCATATTCGCATCCACTCGTGCGATCCTGCGCCAGGGCGTGAGAAGACACTTCCATCACGGCAGTGGCGCACCCGCCGGCTACCATTTCGGCAAGCAGCCGTTGCAGTTCAAGAGAACCAGGCGTCGTGTGTGTCGCCGGTATCGTCCGCGCACCGATTTGATATGCGACGGTTCCAATCAACCCTACGGATCGCCCAAGCGCTTCCAACAGCGCTTTGCAGACATAGCTCGTGGTGGTTTTTCCATTGGTCCCCGTCACGCCGATCATTCGAAGATGCGACGATGGGTCTCCATAAAAATGACTCGCCAGCAGACCGAGTGCCTTTCTGGAGTCGTCAACGCGGACGAACGGAAGACGCACCCCAGTGACCGGCTCCTGCGACACCAACGCGGCTATCCCCCCCCTAATTGCCACCGGAATAAAGTCATGACCATCGACCCGCTCGCCTTTCACGGCGACAAAGAGGCTGTGGGGAGAGGCGGCTCGAGAATCGTCGGTGATTGCACCAACCGACACACCCATGTCCCCCTGACAATCAAGGATCTTCACCCGTTCGTCTAACCCCTGAAGCAGAGTTGCCAAGGTCATCGGCATTGTTCAAGTACGCTTACGGCCTCCGGGAGGCCATCGCCACCGTGATAGGCGCATTCGACGATGGCACGCCCAAGTAGCTTAACACCTGTTCCCCAACGCGACTGAACACCGGAGCGGCCACCGCCCCGCCCGACACCTCACCTTGAGGTTCATCGATGACCACAATCATGGCAAGCTGAGGGTTGTCGGCCGGTACATAGCCCGCAAAAGACGCGACAAACCGAGTGGCGGAATAGGTTCCGGTCCGGGGGTCGATCTTTTGAGCGGTACCGGTTTTCCCGGCCACACGGAACCCTGGAATAGCCGCCTTCGTCCCGGTGCCGTCCGTGACGACACCTTCAAGAATCTTCGTCACACTGCGAGCCGTTTCCGGAGAAACAACTCGCCGCTTGGTTTGAGGAGGCACCTGCCTCACGATATGGCCATCAGCGTCTCGTATTTCTGAAACTACGTAAGGTTTCATCAATACACCTCCGCGGGCGATGGCTGCCACGGCGGATACCATTTGAAGCGGCGTAACCCCGATTTCTTGCCCCATAGAGATAGAGGCGACTGAACGACGCCCCCAGTCTTTTGGATTTCTAACCAATCCGATGCCTTCCCCAGGAAGGTCGATCTCCGTCCGCTGGCCGAAGCCGAATGCCTGGAGATATCGATAGAGCCTCTGCTCTCCCAACGCCATACCGGTCTTCGCCGCCCCGATGTTACTCGACTTCTGAATCACCTGAGCAAACGAGACCCATCCCAGTCGCTCATGATCATGAATCACGGTATTGGCGACCGTCATCTGGCCATGTTCCCCAAAGACCATCGTATTGGGCCTGACCACCCGTTCCTCGATGGCGGCGGCAGCCATCATTGCCTTCATCGTCGACCCGGGCTCATACGCATCTGTCAGCGCCCTGTTTCGCCAGCGATCAGGACTGAGCGCCGACACGGCATTGGGATCGAATCGGGGACTCACTGCCATAGCCAACACCGCGCCGGTCTTTGGATCAAGCAGTATTATTGTTCCCGACTTGGCCTGCGCACGACTTACCGCATTCTCGAGCTCCCTCTCGGCGATCGACTGAATCACCTCATCAATCGTTAGCGCGAGGCTATGGCCGGGCGTCGGATTCCGTTCCGCCATCCCCTTGGGGAACACCGTTCGCCCGAACGCATCGCGCTGCAGCACCATCATCCGCTTTTCGCCGCGCAAGTACGAGTCGTAGCGATGCTCCACACCTTCCAAGCCCTCACCATCCATTCCCGAAAAGCCCAACACATGAG is a window encoding:
- a CDS encoding UDP-N-acetylmuramoyl-L-alanyl-D-glutamate--2,6-diaminopimelate ligase, producing the protein MTLATLLQGLDERVKILDCQGDMGVSVGAITDDSRAASPHSLFVAVKGERVDGHDFIPVAIRGGIAALVSQEPVTGVRLPFVRVDDSRKALGLLASHFYGDPSSHLRMIGVTGTNGKTTTSYVCKALLEALGRSVGLIGTVAYQIGARTIPATHTTPGSLELQRLLAEMVAGGCATAVMEVSSHALAQDRTSGCEYDVAVFSNLTQDHLDFHKTMEEYFEAKLKLFTGLKGGRKSNKRGIVNIDDPYGKRIVGLCPAPVWTYALKAKADLRAEAVRLSLQGTTFIAATPAGSFPIESHLVGEHNVYNLLAAIGVALHEGATPEQIRQAVAKVMNVPGRFERVMAGQPFTVAVDYAHTEDALVRLLTAAQALKTGRIITVFGCGGDRDRGKRPRMGEAAVHYSDVVILTSDNPRTEDPLSIIDQVEVGVLEALRQRPHVQYRKVPDRREAIEEAVREAQRADMVLIAGKGHEDYQILGTKKIHFDDREVARDAIERLGTRV